In one window of Parachlamydia acanthamoebae DNA:
- the rpsL gene encoding 30S ribosomal protein S12: protein MPTINQLVRKERRPKTKRSKSPALQACPQRRGVCLQVKTKTPKKPNSALRKVAWVRLSTGQEVIAYIGGEGHNLQEHSIVLVRGGRVKDLPGVRYHIVRGALDCAAVKDRKQGRSKYGAKRPK, encoded by the coding sequence ATGCCGACAATTAACCAGTTGGTTCGAAAAGAACGACGACCAAAGACAAAACGTAGTAAGTCTCCTGCTCTGCAAGCATGTCCACAAAGACGTGGTGTATGTCTGCAAGTTAAGACAAAGACTCCAAAAAAACCTAACTCCGCTTTGCGTAAAGTAGCTTGGGTTCGGTTGTCTACAGGTCAAGAAGTTATCGCTTACATCGGTGGTGAAGGTCACAACCTCCAAGAGCACAGCATTGTTCTCGTGCGTGGCGGACGTGTAAAAGACTTACCTGGTGTGCGCTACCATATCGTACGTGGAGCATTAGACTGCGCGGCGGTTAAAGACCGTAAGCAAGGAAGATCTAAGTATGGGGCAAAACGTCCTAAGTAA
- the rpsG gene encoding 30S ribosomal protein S7 codes for MSRRHRAEKREIEPDPLYGSVLLAKFINKVMEQGKKSCARRIVYGALDEFSKRVKFESPLEAFEEALENAKPSLEVKSRRIGGATYQVPIEILPHRRTSMAMGWIIDNARKKPGRSMKDALVAELTDCFNKQGSTIKKKDDTHRMAEANKAFAHYKW; via the coding sequence ATGTCAAGAAGACATCGCGCAGAAAAGCGAGAAATTGAACCAGATCCCCTTTACGGGAGTGTGCTACTCGCAAAATTTATTAACAAAGTGATGGAGCAAGGAAAAAAATCTTGCGCACGCAGAATTGTCTACGGTGCGTTGGATGAATTTTCTAAAAGAGTGAAGTTTGAAAGCCCATTAGAAGCTTTCGAAGAAGCTTTAGAAAACGCAAAACCTTCTCTCGAAGTTAAATCCCGCCGTATCGGTGGTGCAACGTATCAAGTTCCAATCGAAATTTTGCCTCACCGTCGTACTTCGATGGCAATGGGTTGGATTATTGATAATGCAAGAAAAAAACCAGGTCGTTCAATGAAAGATGCGCTTGTTGCAGAGTTAACAGACTGCTTTAACAAACAAGGAAGCACGATCAAGAAAAAAGACGACACTCACCGTATGGCAGAAGCTAACAAAGCCTTTGCTCATTACAAATGGTAA